A genomic stretch from Moraxella nasicaprae includes:
- a CDS encoding ABC transporter permease, whose translation MNWNWQAIIEHFPALLKASVTTIELVVLSCALGLVFGVLLGLWRLSSVAWVRIFPAAYIYFFRGTPLLVQIFLIYAGLGQFKSVQESWLWQPVLSQAYWCAIIAFTLNTSAYIAEIVRGAIQAVPKGELEAADAIGMSAFQKMRRITLPRAFGIMIPAYSNEVIFMLKGSALASTITLVELTHQAKNIISVTYLTLEIYFAAGIIYLLISWIFLFGFRQFERYINKHKRYVPPTTA comes from the coding sequence ATGAACTGGAACTGGCAAGCAATTATTGAACATTTTCCAGCACTATTAAAAGCGTCCGTCACCACCATCGAGCTGGTTGTATTGTCATGTGCGTTGGGCTTGGTGTTTGGCGTTTTGCTTGGCTTATGGCGATTGTCATCTGTGGCATGGGTGCGAATTTTCCCAGCCGCCTACATCTATTTTTTTCGTGGCACGCCACTACTGGTACAGATTTTTTTGATTTATGCAGGCTTAGGTCAATTCAAAAGTGTACAAGAATCTTGGCTATGGCAGCCCGTATTAAGCCAAGCCTATTGGTGTGCCATCATCGCCTTTACACTCAACACCAGTGCCTACATCGCTGAGATTGTGCGTGGTGCAATTCAGGCTGTGCCAAAAGGCGAATTGGAAGCGGCTGATGCCATCGGTATGTCAGCATTCCAAAAAATGCGTCGTATTACCCTACCTCGTGCTTTTGGTATCATGATTCCTGCGTACAGTAACGAAGTGATTTTTATGCTCAAAGGCAGTGCGTTGGCATCAACCATCACTTTGGTTGAACTGACCCACCAAGCCAAAAACATCATTTCGGTGACTTATTTGACCTTAGAAATCTACTTTGCTGCTGGTATCATTTATCTATTGATTAGTTGGATATTCTTATTTGGCTTTCGCCAATTTGAACGCTATATCAATAAGCACAAACGCTATGTTCCACCCACAACTGCCTAA
- a CDS encoding ABC transporter permease, whose protein sequence is MFDLQGYGPILVQGTITTIKLGFASLVLGLLFGLIGALFKLSGIWILEKLANIYTTVVRGIPELLMVLFIYFGGSIILLAILKLFGYHGRVDISPFWAGVTALSVMFGAYATEVFRMAIQDIPKGQWEAAQSIGMRPAQTFFRIILPQMWMVALPGLGNLTLVLLKDTALISVVGLHDLMYYAQRAAQSTQKPFTFYLAAAFIYLLLTTVIMLFMNRFEILANPAARYAKKLRNTRGQA, encoded by the coding sequence GTGTTTGATTTGCAAGGCTACGGCCCAATTCTTGTGCAAGGCACCATCACCACCATCAAGCTTGGATTTGCCAGCTTGGTGTTGGGCTTGTTGTTTGGCTTGATTGGTGCGTTATTTAAGCTATCTGGCATTTGGATTTTGGAAAAACTTGCCAACATCTACACCACGGTGGTGCGTGGGATTCCAGAACTTCTCATGGTGCTGTTCATCTATTTTGGTGGCAGTATCATTTTGCTCGCCATCTTAAAACTGTTTGGCTATCACGGACGAGTGGACATCAGTCCATTTTGGGCAGGTGTCACGGCTTTATCTGTGATGTTTGGTGCTTATGCCACCGAAGTATTTCGTATGGCGATTCAGGACATTCCAAAAGGTCAATGGGAAGCAGCTCAAAGCATCGGTATGCGTCCTGCTCAGACTTTTTTTCGTATCATTTTGCCACAGATGTGGATGGTCGCCCTACCAGGTCTTGGTAACTTGACGCTGGTACTGCTCAAAGATACCGCTCTTATCTCGGTGGTTGGTTTGCACGATTTGATGTACTATGCCCAGCGAGCCGCCCAATCCACCCAAAAGCCATTCACTTTTTATCTGGCGGCAGCGTTCATCTATCTGCTACTGACCACAGTCATCATGCTGTTCATGAATCGCTTTGAGATTCTTGCCAATCCAGCAGCTCGCTATGCCAAAAAACTGCGTAACACAAGGGGGCAAGCATGA
- a CDS encoding transporter substrate-binding domain-containing protein, giving the protein MKKLVFGIIATLALAGCGSDKGEQTQTLRIATEGAYAPFNYTNADGSLGGFDIDIANALCQKMQTTCEISAQDWDGIIPALKTGKFDAIVSAMSVTEERSKQVDFSQPYFVNSLVFLKKNGASFDPKSIKDIESAKIAAQRSTISSQWLTQTYPNSKPQLYDTLDNAFIDLGNGRADAMISDKLPALSWLKSDIGKDFAVVGDEIDIDDKISVAVDKGNTELLHKFDEALAAIKADGTYEQIVIKHFGKEALPKDAQ; this is encoded by the coding sequence ATGAAAAAATTGGTGTTTGGCATCATTGCCACTCTTGCATTGGCGGGCTGTGGCTCTGACAAAGGCGAGCAAACCCAAACTTTGCGTATCGCCACCGAAGGAGCTTATGCACCATTTAACTACACCAATGCCGATGGCAGTTTGGGTGGTTTTGACATCGACATCGCCAATGCCTTGTGCCAAAAAATGCAGACCACTTGTGAAATCTCAGCACAAGACTGGGACGGCATCATTCCTGCCCTAAAAACAGGCAAATTTGATGCCATCGTCTCAGCCATGTCAGTGACCGAGGAACGAAGCAAACAAGTGGATTTTAGTCAGCCGTATTTTGTCAATTCGCTGGTGTTTTTGAAGAAAAATGGTGCGTCATTTGACCCAAAATCAATCAAAGACATCGAATCTGCCAAAATCGCTGCCCAACGCTCAACCATTTCAAGTCAATGGCTTACCCAAACCTATCCAAACAGCAAACCACAACTGTACGATACTTTGGATAATGCATTCATTGACCTTGGTAATGGGCGTGCTGATGCGATGATTTCTGACAAATTACCTGCTCTTAGCTGGCTAAAAAGCGACATTGGCAAAGATTTTGCCGTCGTTGGCGATGAGATTGACATTGATGACAAAATCTCTGTCGCTGTGGACAAGGGCAATACCGAGCTTTTGCACAAATTTGATGAAGCATTGGCTGCCATTAAAGCAGATGGCACTTATGAACAAATTGTCATCAAACATTTTGGCAAAGAAGCCCTACCAAAAGATGCACAATAA
- a CDS encoding transporter substrate-binding domain-containing protein has translation MKKYVLGTAAATLSLTLVACGNDKPQESQPATDGGKVQLRIATESNYKPFSYLDAEGKHQGFEIDLIHALCEEMKAECTITSYDWDSLIPGLIADKYDAIFASMSATEERRKTVNFSEPYFNNKLVLVGKKGDTGTIADIDGKNVAAQQATVSSQYLEKNHPKANLKIYDKQVNAYLDLAAGRVDYLLSDIAPATDWLNNTEQGKGFEVKGESIDINDNVAIAMRQSDTELANNFNAAIASLKANGKYKEIAGKYFDPALVE, from the coding sequence ATGAAAAAGTATGTTCTAGGAACAGCAGCAGCGACACTGAGCCTGACTTTGGTTGCTTGTGGTAACGACAAGCCACAAGAAAGCCAGCCAGCCACCGATGGTGGTAAAGTTCAGCTACGCATCGCCACTGAATCTAACTACAAGCCTTTTAGCTATTTGGACGCAGAAGGCAAACATCAGGGCTTTGAGATTGACCTTATCCACGCCCTGTGTGAAGAGATGAAAGCAGAATGCACCATCACTTCCTACGACTGGGACTCACTGATTCCTGGTTTGATTGCAGATAAATATGACGCCATTTTTGCCAGTATGTCTGCCACCGAAGAACGCCGCAAGACTGTAAATTTTAGCGAACCGTATTTTAACAACAAGCTGGTCTTGGTTGGCAAAAAAGGCGATACTGGCACGATTGCCGATATTGATGGCAAAAATGTTGCTGCTCAACAAGCCACCGTATCGTCTCAATACTTAGAAAAAAACCACCCAAAAGCCAACCTCAAAATCTATGACAAGCAGGTCAATGCTTATCTAGACTTGGCGGCGGGTCGTGTTGATTATCTACTGTCTGACATTGCCCCTGCAACCGATTGGCTCAATAACACCGAACAAGGCAAAGGCTTTGAGGTTAAAGGCGAATCGATTGACATCAATGACAATGTTGCCATTGCCATGCGTCAATCAGACACCGAACTTGCCAACAACTTCAACGCAGCCATTGCCAGCCTAAAAGCCAATGGTAAATACAAAGAAATCGCTGGCAAATACTTTGACCCTGCTTTGGTTGAATAA
- a CDS encoding transporter substrate-binding domain-containing protein, giving the protein MTKILKIASTVLAITALTACGNDKTENTTANTEEKVVRIATESSFKPFSYLDNQGNLAGFEIDLANALCEEMKTKCEISSQDWDGLIPGLNADKFDAVMAGMSITEERLKVVDFSEPYFDNTLVLVGKKGDTSTIADIDGKAVATQQATVSADYLQKNHPKALIKVYDKQDNAYLDLTAGRVQFMLSDIVPISDWLTTEQGKDFEVKGEPIDIGDKVGIAVVKDSPFKAQFDAALASLKANGKYAQISDKYFGATK; this is encoded by the coding sequence ATGACAAAAATCCTAAAAATCGCCAGCACCGTGCTAGCAATCACCGCCCTAACCGCCTGTGGCAACGATAAAACCGAAAATACTACCGCCAACACAGAAGAAAAAGTAGTGCGTATTGCCACCGAATCTAGTTTTAAGCCATTTAGCTATCTGGATAATCAAGGTAATTTGGCGGGGTTTGAGATTGACCTTGCCAATGCCTTGTGCGAAGAAATGAAAACCAAATGCGAAATTTCCAGCCAAGATTGGGACGGTCTGATTCCAGGTCTTAATGCTGATAAATTTGATGCCGTGATGGCAGGCATGTCCATCACCGAAGAACGCCTAAAAGTGGTGGATTTTAGCGAACCTTATTTTGACAACACGCTGGTCTTGGTTGGCAAAAAAGGCGATACTTCAACCATCGCTGACATTGATGGCAAGGCAGTCGCCACCCAACAAGCGACCGTCTCGGCAGATTATCTACAAAAAAATCACCCAAAAGCCCTCATCAAGGTCTATGATAAGCAAGATAATGCATATTTAGACTTGACGGCTGGTCGTGTCCAGTTTATGCTATCAGACATCGTGCCAATCTCTGACTGGCTCACCACTGAGCAAGGTAAGGATTTTGAGGTTAAAGGCGAACCGATTGACATTGGCGACAAAGTTGGTATCGCCGTTGTCAAAGACAGTCCATTTAAGGCACAATTTGATGCAGCACTTGCCAGCCTAAAAGCCAATGGCAAATATGCACAAATCTCTGACAAATATTTTGGTGCAACCAAATAA
- a CDS encoding transporter substrate-binding domain-containing protein: protein MLKRLTALAVLCGTVLVGCGQDKSAEQADAQPTAEKRKLTIATEAAYPPFNNTTPDGKIVGFDVDVIQAVCAEMNAECEIKAQDWDGLIPSLLANHYDAIIAGMSITKERQAQVDFSEPYFSNTIVWLAKNDGSFDPNNIKNLVLGSQRATTGAAYISEKYDGKDGNTVKLYDTYTNAYLDLKAGRNQAVMAEKVSASDWLKQADNQGFGLVGEEIDNNDHLGIAVRKGDTLKADIDAALAKVKESGKLAELEKLHFGN, encoded by the coding sequence ATGCTAAAACGCCTAACCGCTCTTGCTGTACTTTGTGGTACTGTCTTAGTTGGCTGCGGTCAAGACAAGTCAGCCGAGCAAGCAGATGCCCAGCCAACTGCTGAAAAACGCAAACTGACCATCGCCACCGAAGCTGCCTACCCTCCGTTCAACAACACCACACCAGATGGCAAAATTGTCGGTTTTGATGTTGATGTCATTCAAGCAGTATGTGCTGAAATGAATGCCGAATGCGAGATTAAAGCCCAAGATTGGGACGGTCTGATTCCAAGCCTGCTTGCCAATCACTATGACGCCATCATCGCTGGTATGTCCATCACCAAAGAACGCCAAGCTCAGGTTGATTTTAGCGAACCTTATTTTTCAAACACCATCGTTTGGCTTGCCAAAAATGATGGTAGCTTTGACCCAAATAACATCAAAAATCTTGTCCTAGGCAGTCAAAGAGCCACCACAGGTGCTGCCTACATCAGCGAAAAATACGATGGCAAAGATGGCAATACCGTCAAGCTGTATGACACCTATACCAATGCCTATCTTGACCTAAAAGCAGGTCGTAACCAAGCTGTGATGGCAGAAAAAGTTTCCGCCAGCGACTGGCTAAAACAAGCAGACAATCAAGGTTTTGGCTTGGTTGGCGAAGAGATTGACAACAACGACCATCTAGGCATTGCGGTTCGCAAGGGCGATACCCTAAAAGCTGACATTGACGCTGCTTTGGCAAAAGTCAAAGAAAGCGGCAAACTGGCAGAACTAGAAAAACTCCATTTTGGTAACTAA
- a CDS encoding ABC transporter ATP-binding protein, which produces MTDISDSRPIALDLQDIHKNYGSLEVLKGVSLTAHDGDVISILGSSGSGKSTLLRCINLLENPSSGKIFIGQEELKLKAKKDELIAADKRQLEKLRSKIGFVFQSFNLWPHKTILQNIIEGPTQVLGLSKEEAIKDAERLLTKVGLLDKKDAYPDNLSGGQRQRVAIARSLAMRPQVLLFDEPTSALDPELVNEVLAVMRELAAEGRTMLIVTHEMRFAREVSSKVVFLHQGRIEEIGTPSEVFDNPKSPRVREFMASHQ; this is translated from the coding sequence ATGACTGACATTTCAGATTCAAGACCGATTGCATTAGACTTGCAGGACATTCACAAAAATTACGGCTCGCTGGAAGTCTTAAAAGGCGTGTCTTTAACCGCACACGATGGCGATGTCATCAGCATTCTTGGTTCATCAGGTTCGGGTAAATCAACCCTGCTACGCTGCATTAACCTGCTTGAAAACCCAAGCTCTGGCAAAATTTTTATCGGTCAAGAAGAGCTGAAACTAAAAGCCAAAAAAGACGAGTTGATTGCCGCCGATAAACGCCAGCTTGAAAAATTGCGTTCCAAAATCGGCTTTGTGTTCCAAAGTTTTAATCTATGGCCACATAAGACCATTTTGCAAAACATCATCGAAGGACCAACGCAAGTCTTAGGCTTATCCAAAGAAGAGGCGATTAAAGACGCTGAAAGACTATTGACCAAAGTGGGTCTATTGGATAAAAAAGACGCCTACCCTGACAATCTATCAGGCGGTCAAAGACAGCGTGTTGCCATCGCTCGTTCACTTGCCATGCGTCCACAAGTCTTACTATTTGACGAACCAACCTCCGCTCTTGACCCCGAGCTGGTCAATGAAGTGCTGGCGGTGATGCGAGAATTAGCCGCAGAAGGTCGTACGATGCTGATTGTGACCCACGAGATGCGTTTTGCTCGTGAGGTATCAAGCAAGGTGGTCTTTTTACATCAAGGTCGCATCGAAGAAATTGGCACGCCAAGCGAAGTGTTTGACAACCCAAAATCGCCCCGTGTGCGTGAATTTATGGCCTCTCACCAATGA
- the gltA gene encoding citrate synthase, with amino-acid sequence MSKQVTLTVDGVEYEMPVLESTLGRPVVDVSAIAKAGLWTYDPGFMATAPVESKITYIDGDKGELLHRGYDIADLASQAEYSEVCYALLYGELPNAEQKAKFEARISKRMAVHDQLRKFFEGFRRDAHPMAIMLGVVGALSAFYHNHLDISDPKHRDDTCVDLIAKAPTLAAMSYKYSIGEPFMYPRKDFSYAENFLYMMFATPGDVNYKPNPVLVKAMDKIFTLHADHEQNASTSSVRLVGSTGANPYACIAAGIAALWGPSHGGANEAVLQMLDEIGTIENVAPFMEKVKTKEAKLMGFGHRVYKNFDPRAKVMKETCDEVLSALGVNDPKLQLAMELEKIALSDPYFIERKLYPNVDFYSGIILKAIGIPTSMFTVIFALARTAGWIAHWTEMHSESFKIGRPRQRYTGETHRQFVPVNERK; translated from the coding sequence ATGTCAAAACAAGTTACTCTTACCGTTGATGGTGTTGAATATGAAATGCCTGTGCTAGAAAGCACGCTAGGTCGTCCTGTGGTTGATGTCAGTGCGATTGCAAAAGCAGGTCTATGGACTTATGACCCAGGCTTTATGGCGACAGCACCTGTGGAATCAAAAATCACTTACATTGATGGCGACAAAGGCGAGCTACTACATCGTGGCTACGACATCGCTGATTTGGCAAGTCAAGCAGAATATTCAGAAGTCTGCTACGCACTACTTTATGGCGAACTACCTAATGCTGAACAAAAAGCGAAGTTTGAAGCTCGCATCAGCAAAAGAATGGCAGTTCATGACCAACTGCGTAAGTTCTTTGAAGGTTTTCGCCGTGACGCTCACCCGATGGCAATCATGCTGGGCGTGGTGGGTGCATTGTCTGCGTTCTATCACAACCATCTAGACATCTCTGACCCAAAACATCGTGATGATACTTGTGTGGATTTGATTGCCAAAGCCCCAACACTGGCGGCAATGAGCTACAAATACTCTATTGGCGAACCGTTCATGTATCCACGCAAAGATTTTAGCTACGCTGAAAACTTCCTATACATGATGTTTGCTACCCCAGGCGATGTCAATTACAAGCCAAATCCTGTGCTTGTTAAAGCAATGGACAAGATTTTCACGCTACACGCTGACCATGAGCAAAATGCCTCTACTTCTAGCGTGCGTTTGGTTGGTTCAACAGGAGCAAACCCATACGCCTGTATCGCAGCAGGTATTGCCGCTCTATGGGGACCATCACACGGTGGTGCAAACGAAGCTGTACTACAAATGCTAGATGAAATTGGCACGATTGAAAATGTCGCTCCGTTCATGGAAAAAGTCAAAACCAAAGAAGCCAAGCTAATGGGCTTTGGACATCGTGTCTATAAGAACTTTGACCCTCGTGCCAAAGTCATGAAAGAAACTTGCGATGAAGTGCTAAGTGCTTTGGGTGTGAACGATCCAAAACTACAACTGGCAATGGAGCTAGAAAAAATCGCCCTATCAGACCCTTACTTCATCGAGCGTAAGCTGTACCCGAATGTGGACTTCTACTCTGGCATTATCCTAAAAGCCATCGGTATCCCAACCTCGATGTTTACCGTCATCTTTGCTTTGGCTCGTACCGCAGGTTGGATTGCTCACTGGACAGAAATGCATTCAGAATCTTTCAAAATCGGTCGTCCACGCCAACGCTATACTGGCGAAACACACCGTCAATTCGTACCAGTGAACGAACGCAAATAA
- the sdhC gene encoding succinate dehydrogenase, cytochrome b556 subunit translates to MPAVKSNRPIDLPLSQVIKVNSKSPIAMASILHRVSGIVLFLLVPVMLCVLQTSLSSAENFAAVFDNIAVRFVAWIFVAATAYHFVMGIKHLLADLGMNEEFKSGRTAAIISFVIAAVLIVASFVWVMF, encoded by the coding sequence ATGCCCGCTGTGAAAAGCAACCGACCGATTGATTTACCTCTAAGTCAAGTGATTAAGGTGAACTCAAAATCACCCATCGCAATGGCTTCTATTTTGCACCGTGTTTCAGGGATTGTTTTATTTTTGCTTGTTCCTGTGATGCTTTGTGTATTACAAACCTCTTTGTCATCTGCCGAAAATTTTGCGGCTGTGTTTGACAATATTGCTGTGCGTTTTGTGGCGTGGATTTTTGTGGCTGCGACCGCTTATCACTTTGTGATGGGTATTAAGCATCTGCTTGCCGATTTGGGCATGAACGAAGAGTTCAAATCTGGGCGTACCGCTGCTATCATCAGTTTTGTGATTGCTGCGGTATTGATTGTCGCATCGTTTGTATGGGTGATGTTCTAA
- the sdhD gene encoding succinate dehydrogenase, hydrophobic membrane anchor protein gives MKSATGLTGSGSRDWVLQRLSAVVLAIYSIVVVGFFLFNDVNFEVWHGFMMSLPMKLFSLVAILSLVFHAWVGMWTVFTDYVKSSGLRIVLQAIVIVAILAYLFWGVMIFW, from the coding sequence ATTAAAAGTGCGACAGGTCTGACAGGTTCAGGCTCTCGTGACTGGGTATTACAACGCCTAAGTGCCGTTGTTTTGGCGATTTACAGCATTGTTGTGGTGGGTTTTTTCCTATTTAATGATGTGAATTTTGAAGTTTGGCACGGCTTTATGATGAGCTTGCCAATGAAATTATTCAGTCTGGTGGCGATTTTGTCATTGGTATTCCATGCTTGGGTGGGTATGTGGACGGTGTTTACTGACTATGTCAAATCATCAGGTCTGCGTATCGTTCTACAAGCCATCGTCATTGTTGCGATTTTGGCGTATTTGTTTTGGGGTGTGATGATTTTTTGGTAA
- the sdhA gene encoding succinate dehydrogenase flavoprotein subunit yields the protein MMALAPEKPIENIPTLNFDAVIVGGGGSGMRASLQLVNGGMKVAVLTKVFPTRSHTVAAQGGIGASLGNMSPDNWHFHFYDTVKGSDWLGDQDAIEYMCREAPKVVYELEHMGMPFDRNADGTIYQRPFGGHSAEYGAKPVPRACAAADRTGHALLHTLYQKNLEKGTQFFVEWIALDLIKDEEGNINGVIALDQETGKVSVFQAQTTVLATGGAGRIFKASTNAYINTGDGLGMAVRAGIPLQDMEFWQFHPTGVAGAGVLLTEGCRGEGAILRNKHGEAFMERYAPTLKDLAPRDFVSRSMDQEIKEGRGCGPNGDYIVMDMTHLGAATLMKRLPSVFEISKNFGNVDITKEPVPVVPTIHYMMGGIPTNIHGQVTVPVLDGHVDEQGLYTEGRVIKGLYAIGECACVSVHGANRLGTNSLLDLVVFGRAAGQHILDEFAKSDRSYKPLSPQVLDFTLARLNKLQDSTEGYNAQEIGDEIRQIMQDHAGVFRTQELMDKGVERILALEPKINQIHLADKSQVFNTARIEALEVANLYEVAKATMISASLRHECRGAHSVLDYERPEDDSYAPLGRNDHEWMKHTLWYSEGNKVVYKPVRKTPLTVEYCEPRVRTF from the coding sequence ATTATGGCATTAGCACCAGAAAAACCTATTGAAAATATCCCTACCCTAAACTTTGATGCGGTCATTGTTGGCGGTGGCGGTTCAGGCATGAGAGCCTCATTGCAGTTGGTTAATGGCGGTATGAAAGTCGCTGTTTTGACCAAAGTATTCCCAACTCGTAGTCACACGGTAGCTGCCCAAGGCGGTATCGGTGCGTCTTTGGGTAACATGAGTCCTGATAACTGGCATTTTCACTTTTATGACACCGTCAAAGGCTCAGACTGGCTAGGCGACCAAGACGCTATTGAATATATGTGCCGTGAAGCACCAAAAGTGGTGTATGAGCTAGAACACATGGGCATGCCGTTTGACCGTAACGCAGATGGTACGATTTATCAGCGTCCATTTGGTGGACATTCTGCTGAATACGGTGCTAAGCCTGTACCTCGTGCCTGTGCTGCTGCTGACCGTACTGGACACGCTCTACTGCATACGCTTTATCAAAAGAACCTAGAAAAAGGCACACAGTTTTTTGTTGAGTGGATTGCCCTTGATTTGATTAAAGATGAAGAAGGCAACATCAACGGTGTGATTGCTCTTGACCAAGAAACAGGTAAAGTTAGCGTTTTCCAAGCCCAAACTACCGTGCTTGCCACAGGTGGTGCAGGTCGTATCTTTAAAGCATCGACCAATGCCTACATCAATACAGGTGATGGTCTTGGCATGGCAGTGCGTGCTGGCATTCCTTTGCAAGACATGGAATTTTGGCAATTCCACCCAACAGGTGTGGCAGGAGCAGGCGTACTATTGACCGAAGGCTGCCGTGGTGAGGGTGCGATTTTGCGTAACAAGCACGGCGAAGCCTTTATGGAACGCTATGCCCCAACCCTAAAAGACCTAGCACCTCGTGACTTCGTTTCTCGTTCGATGGACCAAGAAATCAAGGAAGGTCGTGGCTGTGGCCCAAATGGCGACTACATCGTGATGGACATGACTCACTTAGGTGCTGCCACTTTGATGAAGCGTCTGCCATCAGTTTTTGAAATCAGTAAAAACTTTGGTAATGTGGACATCACCAAAGAGCCTGTCCCTGTTGTACCAACCATTCACTACATGATGGGTGGCATCCCGACCAACATTCATGGTCAGGTGACTGTGCCTGTGCTTGATGGTCATGTGGACGAGCAAGGTCTATATACCGAAGGTCGTGTCATCAAGGGTCTGTATGCCATCGGCGAATGTGCGTGCGTGTCAGTGCATGGTGCAAACCGCCTAGGCACGAACTCGCTACTTGACCTTGTGGTATTTGGTCGTGCCGCAGGTCAGCATATCCTAGATGAATTTGCCAAATCTGACCGCAGCTATAAGCCACTAAGCCCACAAGTGCTTGACTTTACTTTGGCTCGCTTGAATAAATTGCAAGATTCTACCGAAGGCTATAATGCCCAAGAAATCGGTGATGAAATTCGTCAAATCATGCAAGATCACGCTGGTGTATTCCGTACCCAAGAGTTGATGGATAAGGGCGTGGAGCGTATCTTGGCATTAGAGCCAAAGATTAACCAAATCCATTTGGCGGATAAATCGCAGGTATTTAACACCGCTCGTATTGAAGCATTGGAAGTGGCAAACCTATACGAAGTTGCCAAAGCAACGATGATTTCAGCCTCTTTGCGTCATGAGTGCCGTGGTGCTCACAGCGTGCTAGACTATGAGCGTCCAGAAGATGACAGCTATGCACCACTAGGACGAAATGACCATGAGTGGATGAAGCATACACTATGGTACTCAGAAGGTAATAAAGTGGTTTATAAGCCAGTTCGTAAAACACCTTTGACCGTAGAATATTGCGAACCACGAGTGCGTACATTCTAA
- a CDS encoding succinate dehydrogenase iron-sulfur subunit codes for MSRGKRIVEIYRYDPDKDKAPYMKTYEIELLDSDRMLLDVLLRLKKQDETLTFRRSCREGICGSDGMNINGKNGLACLINMNTLPEKIVIRPLPGLPVIKDLVVDMNQFYEQYEKVHPYLINNQPAPPTERLQSPEDREKLNGLYECILCACCSTSCPSFWWNPDKFLGPSALLNGYRFIIDSRDNDTQARLARLDDPFSLFRCRGIMNCVSVCPKGLNPTKAIGHIRSMLLDQAG; via the coding sequence ATGAGTCGAGGTAAACGCATTGTAGAGATTTATCGCTACGATCCAGATAAAGACAAAGCCCCTTATATGAAAACATACGAGATTGAACTGCTTGACAGCGATCGTATGTTACTTGATGTCCTACTTCGTCTAAAAAAACAAGATGAAACCCTAACTTTCCGCCGCTCTTGCCGTGAGGGTATCTGTGGTTCGGACGGTATGAACATCAATGGCAAGAATGGTTTGGCGTGTCTAATCAACATGAACACATTGCCAGAAAAAATCGTCATTCGTCCATTGCCAGGTTTGCCTGTCATCAAGGATTTGGTGGTGGACATGAACCAATTCTATGAGCAATACGAAAAAGTACATCCGTACTTGATTAACAACCAGCCTGCACCGCCAACCGAACGCTTGCAGTCACCAGAAGACCGTGAAAAACTTAATGGTCTGTATGAGTGTATCTTGTGTGCGTGTTGCTCGACTTCTTGCCCATCGTTCTGGTGGAATCCAGATAAGTTCCTTGGGCCATCAGCATTGCTTAATGGCTACCGCTTCATCATCGACAGCCGTGACAATGACACCCAAGCTCGTCTTGCAAGACTTGACGACCCATTTAGCCTATTCCGTTGCCGTGGCATCATGAACTGTGTGTCGGTATGTCCAAAGGGATTAAACCCCACCAAAGCCATCGGTCACATCAGAAGTATGCTGCTTGACCAAGCAGGCTAA